One window of Maribacter algicola genomic DNA carries:
- a CDS encoding N-acyl-D-amino-acid deacylase family protein, translating to MSKQYLFGLMLLLAFFTACENREKTTYDVVIRNGQILDGSGKASFTGDIAINADTIAAIGSLENAVGKAEIDATGLSVAPGFINMLSWANISLLEDGRSQGDIRQGVTLEVLGEGSSMGPLSEQMKQEMKDGQGDIKYDIPWTSLGEYLTYLEQKGISTNVASFVGNATLREYAIGIEKRPPSPEEMETMKNLLRQGMEEGAVGLSTSLIYVPSGHAQTDEIIELAKVVAEYEGMYISHIRDEEGGLLEAVDELITISREAKLPAEIYHFKASGNANWHLLDSAITMVNAARAEGLAITTDMYMYNASSTGLNVVLPAWAKEGGHKSTIALMENPVTRKKMMDEIDFHVPPENILLVGFRNKDLRHLIGKTLADVAQERQKSANETLVDLIYEDDSRIQVVYFSMSEENVKKKLKLPYMSICSDAGSYSNEGVFLEQSTHPRAYGSFARLLGHFVRDEKVISLEEAIYKLTTLPATNLKLKKRGALKAGYFADVVVFDPNTIKANATFEEPHQYATGMQQVFVNGGHVLKDGEHTGTLSGRFVKGPGATQ from the coding sequence ATGTCAAAACAATACCTTTTTGGTCTAATGCTGCTTCTAGCGTTTTTCACGGCCTGTGAAAATCGGGAAAAAACAACCTATGATGTGGTGATACGAAACGGACAGATTTTGGATGGCTCCGGCAAGGCATCCTTTACCGGTGATATTGCCATCAATGCCGATACCATTGCGGCCATAGGCTCCCTTGAAAATGCGGTAGGCAAAGCTGAAATCGACGCTACCGGGCTTTCGGTCGCGCCGGGCTTCATCAACATGTTAAGCTGGGCCAACATCTCCCTTTTGGAAGATGGGCGTTCCCAAGGGGATATTCGGCAAGGAGTTACACTTGAAGTATTGGGCGAGGGTTCTTCCATGGGACCTTTAAGCGAGCAAATGAAGCAGGAAATGAAGGACGGGCAGGGCGATATCAAATACGATATCCCATGGACTTCCTTAGGAGAGTACTTGACATATTTGGAACAAAAGGGCATCTCTACCAATGTCGCCTCCTTTGTTGGGAATGCAACGTTGCGGGAGTATGCCATCGGTATAGAAAAAAGACCTCCTTCGCCCGAAGAAATGGAAACCATGAAAAACCTGTTGCGGCAAGGTATGGAAGAAGGTGCCGTTGGATTGTCCACTTCCTTGATCTATGTTCCTAGCGGACACGCCCAAACCGATGAAATTATAGAACTGGCCAAAGTAGTGGCCGAGTATGAAGGTATGTATATTTCCCACATCCGGGACGAGGAAGGCGGGCTCCTAGAAGCTGTGGACGAACTGATTACCATTTCAAGGGAAGCGAAACTCCCTGCGGAAATTTATCACTTTAAGGCATCGGGGAACGCGAATTGGCATTTGTTGGACAGTGCGATTACCATGGTAAACGCCGCCCGTGCCGAAGGTCTGGCCATCACGACGGATATGTACATGTACAACGCCAGTTCTACGGGATTGAACGTGGTACTTCCGGCATGGGCCAAGGAAGGGGGGCACAAGTCCACCATTGCCTTGATGGAAAACCCGGTCACGCGAAAAAAAATGATGGACGAGATCGACTTTCATGTACCGCCCGAGAATATTTTGCTCGTGGGATTCAGGAACAAGGACTTGAGGCATTTAATAGGCAAGACCTTGGCGGATGTCGCCCAGGAACGCCAAAAATCGGCCAACGAAACCTTGGTGGACCTTATCTACGAGGATGATAGCAGGATTCAGGTGGTCTATTTTTCCATGTCCGAGGAAAACGTAAAAAAGAAATTGAAACTGCCCTACATGAGCATTTGTTCCGATGCGGGTTCTTATTCCAATGAGGGCGTATTTTTGGAGCAAAGTACCCATCCCCGCGCCTACGGCTCCTTTGCCCGTTTGTTGGGTCATTTTGTGCGAGATGAAAAAGTGATTTCCCTGGAAGAGGCTATTTATAAGTTGACGACACTACCGGCCACCAACCTCAAGTTGAAGAAAAGAGGTGCTTTAAAAGCCGGGTATTTTGCCGATGTGGTCGTCTTCGACCCAAACACCATCAAGGCAAACGCCACTTTTGAGGAACCCCACCAATATGCAACGGGCATGCAACAAGTCTTCGTCAATGGGGGACATGTATTGAAAGACGGGGAACATACGGGTACCCTTTCGGGCCGATTCGTAAAAGGTCCGGGGGCCACACAATAA
- a CDS encoding SMP-30/gluconolactonase/LRE family protein → MKVLYIFLVSLLLNSNIKAQDIIEEGATLQLVSEEFKFTEGPARDSEGNVYFTDQPNDRIVKWDAMTNSVSDWMSPSGRSNGLYFDANGNLISCADNKNELWKIDPNKNVTVLVDKFEGKFLGGPNDLWIDKKGGIYITDPLYKRDWWGTREPEVEKRRVYYLAPGSEELKIVAEDFVMPNGIIGSKNGKKLYVADIGDKKTYEFTINKDGSLSERKLFCEMGSDGMTLDKKGNVYLTGQGVTVFDKSGKQIEHIDVQENWTANVTFGGPKKDLLFITAMDAVYTLQMNVKGAH, encoded by the coding sequence ATGAAAGTTCTGTACATTTTTTTAGTATCTCTCCTTTTGAATTCTAATATCAAAGCCCAAGATATTATCGAAGAGGGCGCTACGCTTCAATTGGTCTCGGAGGAGTTTAAGTTTACCGAAGGTCCGGCGAGGGATTCCGAGGGAAATGTGTATTTCACGGACCAGCCTAACGACCGCATCGTTAAATGGGACGCGATGACAAATTCGGTTTCGGACTGGATGTCGCCTAGTGGACGTTCCAACGGACTTTATTTTGATGCCAATGGCAATCTGATTTCCTGTGCCGATAATAAAAATGAACTATGGAAAATCGACCCGAATAAGAACGTTACTGTTTTGGTGGACAAATTTGAAGGGAAATTCTTGGGCGGCCCCAACGATTTGTGGATCGATAAAAAAGGGGGCATCTACATTACAGATCCCTTGTATAAAAGGGATTGGTGGGGCACAAGAGAACCTGAGGTAGAAAAAAGAAGGGTATATTATTTGGCTCCTGGTAGCGAGGAACTCAAAATCGTAGCGGAAGACTTTGTCATGCCCAACGGTATCATCGGCTCCAAGAACGGCAAGAAATTGTATGTGGCGGACATAGGCGATAAAAAAACATACGAATTTACCATAAACAAGGACGGAAGCCTATCGGAACGAAAACTGTTCTGCGAAATGGGATCAGATGGGATGACCCTTGACAAAAAGGGCAATGTATACCTTACAGGTCAGGGCGTTACCGTTTTTGATAAAAGCGGAAAACAAATTGAACATATCGATGTCCAGGAAAATTGGACGGCGAACGTCACCTTTGGAGGACCCAAAAAAGACCTGCTTTTTATCACCGCAATGGATGCGGTGTATACCTTACAAATGAACGTAAAAGGAGCACACTAA
- a CDS encoding DUF1569 domain-containing protein: MTWKNLFDKQECEETIGRVNKLTPKTAPNWGKMNVSQMLAHCNVAYETTFTDKYPKPKGLQKFLIKLLAKNTVVGPKPYKKNGPTSPVFRISDERDFEKEKNNLISNMRKTQELGSAHFDGKESHAFGPLTQSEWNTLFSKHLDHHLQQFGV; encoded by the coding sequence ATGACTTGGAAAAATTTATTCGACAAGCAAGAATGCGAGGAAACCATTGGGCGTGTCAACAAGTTGACCCCAAAAACAGCTCCCAATTGGGGCAAAATGAACGTCTCGCAGATGTTGGCACACTGTAACGTTGCCTACGAAACTACCTTTACGGATAAGTATCCCAAACCAAAAGGACTTCAAAAATTCTTGATCAAGCTATTGGCAAAAAATACCGTTGTAGGGCCCAAACCCTACAAGAAAAACGGACCCACTTCGCCCGTTTTTAGGATCAGTGATGAACGGGATTTTGAGAAAGAAAAAAACAATCTCATTTCCAACATGCGAAAGACCCAAGAACTTGGGTCGGCCCACTTTGACGGGAAGGAATCCCATGCCTTTGGCCCCCTGACCCAGTCGGAATGGAACACCTTGTTTTCAAAACATCTGGACCATCACCTACAGCAATTTGGAGTTTAA
- a CDS encoding MIP/aquaporin family protein: MTAYIFEIIGTGMLILIGNGVVANLVLKGTKGADSGWIGISLAWGIAVFIGVFISADVSGAHLNPAVTIGLAAAGKFSWTLVPGYIIAQIFGAMIGNFLVWLTYKKQYDLTEDTDAVLATFSTAPAVRSYGWNVVTEAIGTFALVFGVFYIAGGALANEPISLGSLDALPVALLVMGIGFGLGGPTGYAINPARDLGPRIMHAILPLKNKGKSDWSYAWVPVVGPVIGALMAAGVFLLLN, from the coding sequence ATGACAGCGTATATTTTTGAAATTATCGGCACGGGAATGCTTATTCTTATCGGTAACGGAGTCGTTGCAAACCTTGTTTTAAAAGGCACCAAAGGTGCTGATAGCGGCTGGATAGGCATTTCCCTCGCTTGGGGGATAGCCGTATTCATTGGAGTTTTTATATCTGCTGATGTCAGCGGCGCCCATTTGAATCCCGCTGTCACCATTGGTCTTGCCGCCGCCGGAAAATTTTCCTGGACTTTGGTGCCCGGTTATATTATCGCCCAAATTTTTGGGGCCATGATCGGTAATTTTTTGGTATGGCTCACCTATAAAAAACAATATGATCTGACCGAGGATACCGATGCCGTTTTGGCCACCTTCAGTACGGCACCGGCAGTGCGAAGCTATGGTTGGAACGTGGTTACCGAAGCGATCGGCACCTTCGCCCTCGTTTTTGGGGTGTTCTACATCGCTGGTGGGGCCTTGGCCAACGAACCCATTTCCCTGGGGTCCCTAGATGCCCTCCCCGTTGCCCTGTTGGTGATGGGCATCGGTTTTGGATTGGGAGGCCCCACGGGCTATGCCATCAATCCAGCTAGGGATTTGGGGCCACGGATCATGCATGCCATCCTACCTTTAAAAAATAAAGGAAAGAGCGATTGGAGCTATGCTTGGGTACCTGTTGTGGGCCCGGTTATAGGTGCTCTTATGGCAGCAGGCGTATTTTTGTTATTGAATTAA
- a CDS encoding alpha/beta hydrolase yields MKHIIKVLVLCFSSSLFAQQYIELPHETPSNVQWEGGEKEYFSDIWQTQVVTNVSIPTLEVFAPENPNGTSVIVAPGGGLYALSIESEGKQVAKWLAERGITAFVLKYRLVPTGTDGVQEITEEGATNPMQIMQRVAPVLPLSVQDGLNAIANVRSNAQKYALDPNKIGFMGFSAGGAVTMGVAYNYNEKNRPDFLVPVYPWTTAQPVQTVPKDAPPMLIICATDDPLGLAAGSIELYSSWLKENKTVGLHMYSKGGHGFGMKQQNLPSDDWIQRFYDWWEVEIN; encoded by the coding sequence ATGAAGCATATAATCAAAGTTTTAGTCCTTTGCTTTTCAAGCAGCCTTTTTGCCCAACAATACATTGAACTGCCCCATGAAACCCCTTCAAACGTGCAATGGGAAGGGGGCGAGAAGGAATACTTTTCTGATATTTGGCAGACCCAAGTGGTCACGAACGTCTCTATCCCCACCTTAGAGGTATTTGCCCCCGAAAACCCCAATGGCACAAGTGTTATTGTGGCCCCAGGAGGTGGCCTGTATGCCTTGAGCATAGAGAGTGAAGGCAAGCAAGTTGCCAAATGGTTGGCAGAAAGGGGGATTACGGCCTTTGTGTTGAAATACCGATTGGTCCCCACTGGTACGGACGGTGTCCAGGAAATTACCGAAGAAGGCGCCACCAATCCCATGCAAATTATGCAACGGGTAGCACCGGTGCTTCCTTTATCGGTTCAGGATGGACTCAACGCCATTGCCAATGTTCGGTCAAATGCCCAAAAATATGCACTGGACCCAAATAAAATCGGTTTTATGGGCTTTTCCGCCGGGGGTGCCGTCACCATGGGCGTGGCCTACAACTACAATGAAAAAAATAGGCCCGACTTCCTAGTGCCTGTATATCCTTGGACCACGGCCCAACCTGTCCAAACGGTACCCAAAGACGCCCCTCCCATGCTGATCATTTGTGCCACGGACGACCCGTTGGGACTGGCTGCCGGGAGCATTGAACTCTATTCCTCATGGCTCAAGGAAAACAAAACTGTGGGCCTACACATGTATTCCAAAGGCGGACACGGATTTGGAATGAAACAACAAAACCTACCCTCGGATGATTGGATCCAGCGTTTTTATGATTGGTGGGAGGTGGAGATAAATTAA